A genomic region of Raphanus sativus cultivar WK10039 chromosome 6, ASM80110v3, whole genome shotgun sequence contains the following coding sequences:
- the LOC108807615 gene encoding dormancy-associated protein homolog 4-like: MGFLHKLWDETVAGPAPENGLAKLRNHISGQNITINTNQKLMVNPSRVPDSPVGSSIPGSPVTPGTPSETHATSLNACDWIVLNALDR; this comes from the exons ATGGGATTTTTGCACAAGCTGTGGGATGAAACGGTGGCCGGTCCTGCGCCAGAGAATGGCCTAGCAAAGTTGAGAAATCACATTTCCGGCCAAAATATCACAATAAATACTAACCAGAAGTTGATGGTGAATCCGAGTCGTGTTCCGGATTCTCCTGTCGGATCAAGCATCCCAGGTTCTCCTGTGACTC CTGGAACACCAAGTGAAACACATGCTACAAGTCTCAATGCTTGCGATTG GATTGTGCTAAACGCATTGGACCGTTGA